The following coding sequences lie in one Lolium perenne isolate Kyuss_39 chromosome 2, Kyuss_2.0, whole genome shotgun sequence genomic window:
- the LOC127329243 gene encoding protein NRT1/ PTR FAMILY 8.3 — translation MLLALQAHLPSLHPLDCEINKEPNNCEPAEGWQLTLLYLSLSIFAIGEGCMRSCIPLLGGDQYSNDDMKKSQLKGRFLSWLKFANSLGALIGLVFLVWIENNLGWATGFMISALIVLVGLFVAACGLPFYRTVRPNGCHVTRILQDVMTSSKKRQAAIADDIELQETSTAECVDGQDKSDSRIIRTTQVEEETNGIILMFPIFISCLLIYLPFTLLMTLTIQVGSTMDGRIGEIKISSASLIAIPTAFHMLMRPCYRRILIPLLKRFTGHTHGITPLQRIGAGSACGIAAACVATLVETRRLIAAEQHGLTSTGAAVPMSVFGLVIQFFLLSIMDIASFSGLIEFIKSESFPQMELIAPAVQSILSGIAAWLACAFIQLMNRVTRHGDNVRGWLDGADFNRTRLDRFFLLLAAFELVALINYAFWARRYANKQHSSA, via the exons ATGTTGCTAGCATTGCAGGCACACTTGCCTTCACTACATCCTCTGGACTGTGAGATAAACAAAGAACCAAACAACTGTGAACCAGCTGAAGGCTGGCAGTTAACACTGCTCTACCTGAGCTTATCAATATTTGCCATTGGGGAAGGCTGCATGCGCTCCTGCATACCACTCCTTGGTGGAGATCAGTACAGCAATGATGATATGAAAAAAAGCCAGCTCAAGGGTAGGTTCTTGAGTTGGCTAAAGTTTGCAAACTCCCTTGGAGCGCTCATCGGATTGGTATTCTTAGTCTGGATCGAAAACAATTTGGGCTGGGCCACTGGCTTTATGATATCTGCACTTATTGTACTGGTAGGGCTGTTTGTGGCAGCGTGTGGACTGCCTTTCTACAGAACAGTCAGACCTAATGGATGTCATGTGACTAGAATATTGCAG GATGTCATGACTTCATCAAAGAAGAGGCAggctgccattgcagatgatattgAGCTGCAAGAAACCAGCACAGCAGAATGTGTTGATGGACAAGACAAATCAGACAGCAGGATCATTCG CACCACTCAAGTTGAAGAGGAAACAAATGGCATCATCCTGATGTTTCCAATCTTCATCAGCTGCTTGCTCATCTACCTGCCTTTCACGCTTCTAATGACACTAACCATACAAGTAGGCAGCACGATGGACGGAAGGATAGGAGAGATAAAGATTTCCTCTGCCTCTCTCATCGCAATCCCAACAGCATTTCACATGCTTATGCGACCATGCTACAGGCGGATATTGATACCACTGCTAAAAAGATTCACAGGCCACACACATGGAATCACACCACTGCAGCGTATAGGTGCTGGCTCTGCATGCGGGATAGCAGCAGCATGTGTTGCCACATTAGTTGAAACAAGAAGACTGATAGCCGCAGAACAACATGGGCTAACGTCGACAGGAGCAGCTGTCCCGATGTCCGTGTTCGGGCTGGTGATACAATTCTTCCTGTTAAGCATCATGGATATAGCATCCTTCAGTGGACTGATTGAGTTCATAAAGAGTGAGTCATTTCCACAAATGGAGCTGATAGCACCGGCAGTACAATCCATTCTTTCTGGAATAGCAGCCTGGTTGGCATGTGCCTTCATACAACTGATGAACAGAGTGACGAGGCATGGGGACAACGTAAGAGGATGGCTGGACGGAGCGGACTTCAACAGGACGCGTCTCGATCGTTTCTTCTTGTTACTGGCAGCCTTTGAGCTGGTGGCACTGATCAACTATGCTTTCTGGGCGAGGAGATATGCCAACAAGCAACATAGTAGCGCATAG
- the LOC127335380 gene encoding protein NRT1/ PTR FAMILY 4.5 isoform X2, with protein MAPGGFVDWRGNTINKEVHGGVRAAWFLYVLTVVSNVAIIPNLLNLVSYLHGTMHMGVSGSATTTTNVFGATSGFALIGAFLSDSYITRSRTMLLLGPFMFLGYGLLALQAYLPSLHPPPCNIETELNNCKKVHGWNATLLYTALYMSAFGDGFIRVCLPSLGADQFDHEDPSESRQRSSFFNWYTFGISSGGFVGLIFIVWLENYKGWDIGLGVCAILILLGLLVVAAGLPFYRNQVPEGSPLTRILQVLVVAFRNRKLELPEKLEEAQESCTRTRTCSVDALSQTDNLKFLNKACINRGKNGDWSVCSVAKVEDTKIVLRVLPLFISSMISYISNVILFTFTVQQGGMTNTRLGKIHVSPATLFIIPITFQLIMLAVYDQFIVPFLRRRTGYVGGVTHLQRIGIGFASMLLASVIAAIVEKKRKEAVVQMSLFWLAPQFFLLGVADVTSFTGLLEFFNSEAPRGMKSIATALFWCELGLASLMATLLVEIVNSATRHRHHGGWLEGTTLNSSHLDLFYWVVAVLGLLGFFNYLYWAKKYVYQHNPHIVETSADQDPL; from the exons ATGGCACCTGGAGGCTTCGTGGATTGGAGGGGAAACACCATCAATAAAGAGGTGCATGGTGGAGTCAGAGCAGCATGGTTTTTGTATG TTCTGACTGTGGTATCCAACGTGGCTATTATCCCAAACCTGCTGAATTTGGTTAGTTATCTCCATGGAACAATGCATATGGGGGTCTCGGGCTCTGCAACTACAACCACTAATGTTTTTGGTGCCACATCCGGGTTTGCACTGATAGGAGCTTTCCTCTCTGACTCCTACATTACTCGCTCTAGAACAATGCTCCTTCTTGGTCCATTTATGTTTCTG GGATATGGATTACTCGCACTGCAAGCCTACCTTCCCTCACTCCATCCACCACCTTGCAACATTGAAACAGAGCTAAACAACTGCAAAAAGGTCCATGGATGGAATGCTACATTATTGTATACAGCCTTGTATATGAGTGCATTTGGTGATGGTTTTATCCGTGTTTGCTTGCCCTCCCTCGGAGCAGACCAATTTGACCATGAAGATCCCTCTGAGTCCCGCCAACGTTCCAGCTTCTTTAACTGGTATACCTTCGGAATCTCCTCTGGAGGTTTTGTAGGGCTGATTTTCATAGTGTGGCTCGAGAATTACAAAGGGTGGGATATTGGACTCGGGGTGTGTGCCATCCTAATTTTGCTTGGATTGCTCGTAGTTGCTGCTGGTCTCCCTTTCTACCGCAACCAAGTACCAGAAGGAAGTCCTCTAACTCGAATACTGCAG GTTCTTGTGGTTGCATTTAGGAACAGGAAGCTGGAACTTCCTGAGAAACTGGAAGAAGCACAGGAAAGCTGTACTCGGACAAGGACATGTTCTGTTGACGCACTCTCTCAAACAGATAATCTGAA ATTCCTCAATAAAGCTTGCATCAACCGTGGCAAAAATGGAGACTGGTCAGTTTGTAGTGTGGCGAAGGTGGAGGATACAAAGATTGTGCTGCGTGTGCTTCCTCTCTTCATCAGCTCCATGATCAGTTATATATCAAACGTTATCCTCTTTACATTCACTGTCCAGCAAGGTGGCATGACAAACACCAGGCTTGGCAAGATTCATGTTTCTCCTGCGACACTCTTTATCATCCCCATCACATTCCAATTGATAATGCTAGCTGTCTATGACCAGTTCATTGTGCCATTCTTGCGTAGACGCACCGGCTATGTTGGCGGAGTCACACATTTGCAGCGCATTGGCATAGGCTTTGCCTCCATGTTACTTGCGTCAGTCATCGCAGCGATTGTTGAGAAGAAGAGAAAGGAAGCTGTGGTGCAGATGTCCCTGTTCTGGCTTGCACCTCAGTTCTTCCTGCTTGGCGTGGCAGATGTGACGTCATTCACCGGGCTCCTTGAGTTCTTCAATAGCGAGGCGCCACGGGGCATGAAGTCTATTGCCACTGCATTGTTCTGGTGTGAGCTGGGGCTCGCGTCACTGATGGCCACATTGCTAGTGGAAATTGTAAACAGCGCCACAAGGCACAGGCATCACGGAGGCTGGCTCGAGGGTACAACCTTGAACAGCAGCCATCTTGACCTGTTCTACTGGGTTGTGGCTGTTCTCGGATTGCTTGGCTTCTTCAACTACCTGTACTGGGCTAAGAAGTATGTGTACCAGCACAATCCACACATCGTTGAGACATCTGCCGATCAGGATCCACTTTGA
- the LOC127335380 gene encoding protein NRT1/ PTR FAMILY 4.5 isoform X1 — protein MAPGGFVDWRGNTINKEVHGGVRAAWFLYVLTVVSNVAIIPNLLNLVSYLHGTMHMGVSGSATTTTNVFGATSGFALIGAFLSDSYITRSRTMLLLGPFMFLGYGLLALQAYLPSLHPPPCNIETELNNCKKVHGWNATLLYTALYMSAFGDGFIRVCLPSLGADQFDHEDPSESRQRSSFFNWYTFGISSGGFVGLIFIVWLENYKGWDIGLGVCAILILLGLLVVAAGLPFYRNQVPEGSPLTRILQVLVVAFRNRKLELPEKLEEAQESCTRTRTCSVDALSQTDNLNSFMHLARFLNKACINRGKNGDWSVCSVAKVEDTKIVLRVLPLFISSMISYISNVILFTFTVQQGGMTNTRLGKIHVSPATLFIIPITFQLIMLAVYDQFIVPFLRRRTGYVGGVTHLQRIGIGFASMLLASVIAAIVEKKRKEAVVQMSLFWLAPQFFLLGVADVTSFTGLLEFFNSEAPRGMKSIATALFWCELGLASLMATLLVEIVNSATRHRHHGGWLEGTTLNSSHLDLFYWVVAVLGLLGFFNYLYWAKKYVYQHNPHIVETSADQDPL, from the exons ATGGCACCTGGAGGCTTCGTGGATTGGAGGGGAAACACCATCAATAAAGAGGTGCATGGTGGAGTCAGAGCAGCATGGTTTTTGTATG TTCTGACTGTGGTATCCAACGTGGCTATTATCCCAAACCTGCTGAATTTGGTTAGTTATCTCCATGGAACAATGCATATGGGGGTCTCGGGCTCTGCAACTACAACCACTAATGTTTTTGGTGCCACATCCGGGTTTGCACTGATAGGAGCTTTCCTCTCTGACTCCTACATTACTCGCTCTAGAACAATGCTCCTTCTTGGTCCATTTATGTTTCTG GGATATGGATTACTCGCACTGCAAGCCTACCTTCCCTCACTCCATCCACCACCTTGCAACATTGAAACAGAGCTAAACAACTGCAAAAAGGTCCATGGATGGAATGCTACATTATTGTATACAGCCTTGTATATGAGTGCATTTGGTGATGGTTTTATCCGTGTTTGCTTGCCCTCCCTCGGAGCAGACCAATTTGACCATGAAGATCCCTCTGAGTCCCGCCAACGTTCCAGCTTCTTTAACTGGTATACCTTCGGAATCTCCTCTGGAGGTTTTGTAGGGCTGATTTTCATAGTGTGGCTCGAGAATTACAAAGGGTGGGATATTGGACTCGGGGTGTGTGCCATCCTAATTTTGCTTGGATTGCTCGTAGTTGCTGCTGGTCTCCCTTTCTACCGCAACCAAGTACCAGAAGGAAGTCCTCTAACTCGAATACTGCAG GTTCTTGTGGTTGCATTTAGGAACAGGAAGCTGGAACTTCCTGAGAAACTGGAAGAAGCACAGGAAAGCTGTACTCGGACAAGGACATGTTCTGTTGACGCACTCTCTCAAACAGATAATCTGAA CTCTTTCATGCATCTTGCCAGATTCCTCAATAAAGCTTGCATCAACCGTGGCAAAAATGGAGACTGGTCAGTTTGTAGTGTGGCGAAGGTGGAGGATACAAAGATTGTGCTGCGTGTGCTTCCTCTCTTCATCAGCTCCATGATCAGTTATATATCAAACGTTATCCTCTTTACATTCACTGTCCAGCAAGGTGGCATGACAAACACCAGGCTTGGCAAGATTCATGTTTCTCCTGCGACACTCTTTATCATCCCCATCACATTCCAATTGATAATGCTAGCTGTCTATGACCAGTTCATTGTGCCATTCTTGCGTAGACGCACCGGCTATGTTGGCGGAGTCACACATTTGCAGCGCATTGGCATAGGCTTTGCCTCCATGTTACTTGCGTCAGTCATCGCAGCGATTGTTGAGAAGAAGAGAAAGGAAGCTGTGGTGCAGATGTCCCTGTTCTGGCTTGCACCTCAGTTCTTCCTGCTTGGCGTGGCAGATGTGACGTCATTCACCGGGCTCCTTGAGTTCTTCAATAGCGAGGCGCCACGGGGCATGAAGTCTATTGCCACTGCATTGTTCTGGTGTGAGCTGGGGCTCGCGTCACTGATGGCCACATTGCTAGTGGAAATTGTAAACAGCGCCACAAGGCACAGGCATCACGGAGGCTGGCTCGAGGGTACAACCTTGAACAGCAGCCATCTTGACCTGTTCTACTGGGTTGTGGCTGTTCTCGGATTGCTTGGCTTCTTCAACTACCTGTACTGGGCTAAGAAGTATGTGTACCAGCACAATCCACACATCGTTGAGACATCTGCCGATCAGGATCCACTTTGA
- the LOC127335380 gene encoding protein NRT1/ PTR FAMILY 4.6 isoform X3 gives MAPGGFVDWRGNTINKEVHGGVRAAWFLYVLTVVSNVAIIPNLLNLVSYLHGTMHMGVSGSATTTTNVFGATSGFALIGAFLSDSYITRSRTMLLLGPFMFLGYGLLALQAYLPSLHPPPCNIETELNNCKKTNLTMKIPLSPANVPASLTVAAGLPFYRNQVPEGSPLTRILQVLVVAFRNRKLELPEKLEEAQESCTRTRTCSVDALSQTDNLNSFMHLARFLNKACINRGKNGDWSVCSVAKVEDTKIVLRVLPLFISSMISYISNVILFTFTVQQGGMTNTRLGKIHVSPATLFIIPITFQLIMLAVYDQFIVPFLRRRTGYVGGVTHLQRIGIGFASMLLASVIAAIVEKKRKEAVVQMSLFWLAPQFFLLGVADVTSFTGLLEFFNSEAPRGMKSIATALFWCELGLASLMATLLVEIVNSATRHRHHGGWLEGTTLNSSHLDLFYWVVAVLGLLGFFNYLYWAKKYVYQHNPHIVETSADQDPL, from the exons ATGGCACCTGGAGGCTTCGTGGATTGGAGGGGAAACACCATCAATAAAGAGGTGCATGGTGGAGTCAGAGCAGCATGGTTTTTGTATG TTCTGACTGTGGTATCCAACGTGGCTATTATCCCAAACCTGCTGAATTTGGTTAGTTATCTCCATGGAACAATGCATATGGGGGTCTCGGGCTCTGCAACTACAACCACTAATGTTTTTGGTGCCACATCCGGGTTTGCACTGATAGGAGCTTTCCTCTCTGACTCCTACATTACTCGCTCTAGAACAATGCTCCTTCTTGGTCCATTTATGTTTCTG GGATATGGATTACTCGCACTGCAAGCCTACCTTCCCTCACTCCATCCACCACCTTGCAACATTGAAACAGAGCTAAACAACTGCAAAAAG ACCAATTTGACCATGAAGATCCCTCTGAGTCCCGCCAACGTTCCAGCTTCTTTAACTG TTGCTGCTGGTCTCCCTTTCTACCGCAACCAAGTACCAGAAGGAAGTCCTCTAACTCGAATACTGCAG GTTCTTGTGGTTGCATTTAGGAACAGGAAGCTGGAACTTCCTGAGAAACTGGAAGAAGCACAGGAAAGCTGTACTCGGACAAGGACATGTTCTGTTGACGCACTCTCTCAAACAGATAATCTGAA CTCTTTCATGCATCTTGCCAGATTCCTCAATAAAGCTTGCATCAACCGTGGCAAAAATGGAGACTGGTCAGTTTGTAGTGTGGCGAAGGTGGAGGATACAAAGATTGTGCTGCGTGTGCTTCCTCTCTTCATCAGCTCCATGATCAGTTATATATCAAACGTTATCCTCTTTACATTCACTGTCCAGCAAGGTGGCATGACAAACACCAGGCTTGGCAAGATTCATGTTTCTCCTGCGACACTCTTTATCATCCCCATCACATTCCAATTGATAATGCTAGCTGTCTATGACCAGTTCATTGTGCCATTCTTGCGTAGACGCACCGGCTATGTTGGCGGAGTCACACATTTGCAGCGCATTGGCATAGGCTTTGCCTCCATGTTACTTGCGTCAGTCATCGCAGCGATTGTTGAGAAGAAGAGAAAGGAAGCTGTGGTGCAGATGTCCCTGTTCTGGCTTGCACCTCAGTTCTTCCTGCTTGGCGTGGCAGATGTGACGTCATTCACCGGGCTCCTTGAGTTCTTCAATAGCGAGGCGCCACGGGGCATGAAGTCTATTGCCACTGCATTGTTCTGGTGTGAGCTGGGGCTCGCGTCACTGATGGCCACATTGCTAGTGGAAATTGTAAACAGCGCCACAAGGCACAGGCATCACGGAGGCTGGCTCGAGGGTACAACCTTGAACAGCAGCCATCTTGACCTGTTCTACTGGGTTGTGGCTGTTCTCGGATTGCTTGGCTTCTTCAACTACCTGTACTGGGCTAAGAAGTATGTGTACCAGCACAATCCACACATCGTTGAGACATCTGCCGATCAGGATCCACTTTGA
- the LOC127335380 gene encoding protein NRT1/ PTR FAMILY 4.5 isoform X4, which produces MGYGLLALQAYLPSLHPPPCNIETELNNCKKVHGWNATLLYTALYMSAFGDGFIRVCLPSLGADQFDHEDPSESRQRSSFFNWYTFGISSGGFVGLIFIVWLENYKGWDIGLGVCAILILLGLLVVAAGLPFYRNQVPEGSPLTRILQVLVVAFRNRKLELPEKLEEAQESCTRTRTCSVDALSQTDNLNSFMHLARFLNKACINRGKNGDWSVCSVAKVEDTKIVLRVLPLFISSMISYISNVILFTFTVQQGGMTNTRLGKIHVSPATLFIIPITFQLIMLAVYDQFIVPFLRRRTGYVGGVTHLQRIGIGFASMLLASVIAAIVEKKRKEAVVQMSLFWLAPQFFLLGVADVTSFTGLLEFFNSEAPRGMKSIATALFWCELGLASLMATLLVEIVNSATRHRHHGGWLEGTTLNSSHLDLFYWVVAVLGLLGFFNYLYWAKKYVYQHNPHIVETSADQDPL; this is translated from the exons ATG GGATATGGATTACTCGCACTGCAAGCCTACCTTCCCTCACTCCATCCACCACCTTGCAACATTGAAACAGAGCTAAACAACTGCAAAAAGGTCCATGGATGGAATGCTACATTATTGTATACAGCCTTGTATATGAGTGCATTTGGTGATGGTTTTATCCGTGTTTGCTTGCCCTCCCTCGGAGCAGACCAATTTGACCATGAAGATCCCTCTGAGTCCCGCCAACGTTCCAGCTTCTTTAACTGGTATACCTTCGGAATCTCCTCTGGAGGTTTTGTAGGGCTGATTTTCATAGTGTGGCTCGAGAATTACAAAGGGTGGGATATTGGACTCGGGGTGTGTGCCATCCTAATTTTGCTTGGATTGCTCGTAGTTGCTGCTGGTCTCCCTTTCTACCGCAACCAAGTACCAGAAGGAAGTCCTCTAACTCGAATACTGCAG GTTCTTGTGGTTGCATTTAGGAACAGGAAGCTGGAACTTCCTGAGAAACTGGAAGAAGCACAGGAAAGCTGTACTCGGACAAGGACATGTTCTGTTGACGCACTCTCTCAAACAGATAATCTGAA CTCTTTCATGCATCTTGCCAGATTCCTCAATAAAGCTTGCATCAACCGTGGCAAAAATGGAGACTGGTCAGTTTGTAGTGTGGCGAAGGTGGAGGATACAAAGATTGTGCTGCGTGTGCTTCCTCTCTTCATCAGCTCCATGATCAGTTATATATCAAACGTTATCCTCTTTACATTCACTGTCCAGCAAGGTGGCATGACAAACACCAGGCTTGGCAAGATTCATGTTTCTCCTGCGACACTCTTTATCATCCCCATCACATTCCAATTGATAATGCTAGCTGTCTATGACCAGTTCATTGTGCCATTCTTGCGTAGACGCACCGGCTATGTTGGCGGAGTCACACATTTGCAGCGCATTGGCATAGGCTTTGCCTCCATGTTACTTGCGTCAGTCATCGCAGCGATTGTTGAGAAGAAGAGAAAGGAAGCTGTGGTGCAGATGTCCCTGTTCTGGCTTGCACCTCAGTTCTTCCTGCTTGGCGTGGCAGATGTGACGTCATTCACCGGGCTCCTTGAGTTCTTCAATAGCGAGGCGCCACGGGGCATGAAGTCTATTGCCACTGCATTGTTCTGGTGTGAGCTGGGGCTCGCGTCACTGATGGCCACATTGCTAGTGGAAATTGTAAACAGCGCCACAAGGCACAGGCATCACGGAGGCTGGCTCGAGGGTACAACCTTGAACAGCAGCCATCTTGACCTGTTCTACTGGGTTGTGGCTGTTCTCGGATTGCTTGGCTTCTTCAACTACCTGTACTGGGCTAAGAAGTATGTGTACCAGCACAATCCACACATCGTTGAGACATCTGCCGATCAGGATCCACTTTGA